The following proteins are co-located in the Sulfurospirillum deleyianum DSM 6946 genome:
- the rlmB gene encoding 23S rRNA (guanosine(2251)-2'-O)-methyltransferase RlmB — MIIYGKQLFLHLLKHYPSRIKTVFLPKKCDTKLFSHIANVTQKICNIDERKAQALCHGGNHQGFIAEIEPLELTPFSAIKQGSFLVILDEVTDVGNIGAIVRSAYAFGADGLILSGMKTCNLEAILRTSSAAAFELPIALVPSTKDMLNELKQIGFTLYGADMDGVDVQKVTFAPKRALIMGSEGKGLSPKVKERLDTVVSIKMARAFDSLNVSAAAAILCDRIANG, encoded by the coding sequence ATGATAATCTATGGAAAACAACTCTTTTTACATCTGTTAAAGCACTATCCTTCAAGGATTAAGACGGTTTTTTTGCCCAAAAAATGTGATACGAAGCTTTTTTCGCATATTGCTAATGTGACACAAAAAATTTGTAACATTGATGAGCGTAAAGCTCAAGCCTTGTGTCACGGAGGAAATCATCAAGGGTTTATTGCGGAGATTGAACCTCTTGAGTTAACACCTTTTAGCGCAATTAAGCAAGGTTCCTTTTTGGTCATTTTGGATGAGGTCACTGACGTAGGAAATATTGGTGCGATTGTGCGGAGTGCGTATGCTTTTGGTGCGGATGGGCTGATTTTAAGTGGGATGAAAACATGTAACCTTGAAGCCATTTTGCGTACCAGCAGTGCGGCAGCATTTGAATTGCCTATTGCCCTCGTGCCTTCAACAAAAGATATGCTCAATGAGTTAAAGCAGATAGGATTTACACTTTATGGTGCGGATATGGATGGTGTTGATGTTCAAAAGGTGACATTCGCTCCTAAACGGGCTTTGATTATGGGAAGTGAAGGCAAAGGATTGTCTCCTAAAGTCAAAGAGCGATTAGACACCGTTGTATCCATTAAAATGGCAAGAGCATTTGACTCTTTAAACGTAAGCGCAGCAGCAGCTATATTGTGTGATAGGATCGCCAATGGATAA
- a CDS encoding LL-diaminopimelate aminotransferase — translation MFDEIRFNTIERLPGYVFAQINELKLAARHAGDDIIDFSMGNPDGRTPQHIIDKLVESAQKDGTHGYSVSKGIFKLRLAICNWYARKYGVTLDPNTEAVATLGSKEGFVHLAQAIINPGDVAVVPDPAYPIHAYAFMIAGGNVHKFGLDYNEKYELDKEQFFIKLKKVFRESAPKPKFVVVNFPHNPTCVTTDLSFYEELVAYAKEERFYIISDIAYADLSFDGYETPSILQVAGAKDVAVECYTLSKSYNMAGWRVGFVVGNKKLVGALQKIKSWFDYGMFTPIQVASTVALDGPQECVDEIREKYRKRRDVLVESFNNAGWEMEKPQSTMFIWAKIPKVAAHLGSMEFAKQLLKEAKIAVSPGIGFGEAGDGYVRIALIENENRIRQAARNVKKYLKSLEG, via the coding sequence ATGTTTGATGAGATTCGTTTTAATACCATTGAGAGATTGCCAGGGTACGTTTTTGCCCAAATTAATGAATTAAAATTAGCCGCTCGCCATGCGGGTGATGATATTATCGACTTTTCTATGGGAAATCCAGATGGAAGAACGCCTCAACATATCATTGATAAATTAGTGGAATCAGCACAAAAAGATGGAACGCATGGTTATTCAGTCAGTAAGGGTATTTTTAAATTACGTTTGGCGATTTGTAACTGGTATGCACGCAAATACGGTGTTACCCTAGACCCCAATACGGAAGCTGTTGCAACCCTAGGGAGTAAAGAGGGATTTGTACATCTAGCACAAGCGATTATCAATCCTGGTGATGTGGCGGTTGTTCCAGATCCTGCCTACCCCATTCATGCGTATGCTTTTATGATTGCAGGAGGCAATGTTCATAAGTTTGGTTTGGACTACAATGAAAAGTACGAGCTCGATAAAGAGCAGTTTTTTATTAAACTTAAAAAAGTGTTTCGTGAGTCTGCCCCTAAACCAAAATTTGTTGTTGTCAATTTCCCTCACAATCCAACGTGTGTAACTACAGACCTCTCTTTTTATGAAGAGTTGGTTGCTTATGCCAAAGAAGAACGTTTTTATATTATCAGTGATATTGCGTATGCCGATTTGTCGTTTGATGGCTATGAGACACCTTCAATTTTGCAAGTAGCAGGGGCTAAAGACGTTGCGGTCGAGTGTTACACTCTTTCAAAAAGTTACAATATGGCTGGTTGGCGTGTAGGTTTTGTCGTAGGCAATAAAAAACTGGTAGGTGCGCTTCAGAAAATCAAGTCATGGTTTGATTATGGTATGTTTACACCTATTCAGGTAGCTTCCACAGTAGCACTAGATGGTCCTCAGGAGTGCGTGGATGAGATTCGTGAAAAATACCGTAAACGTAGAGATGTTTTAGTGGAGAGTTTTAATAATGCGGGTTGGGAGATGGAAAAACCTCAATCAACCATGTTTATCTGGGCAAAAATTCCTAAAGTTGCAGCTCATTTAGGAAGTATGGAGTTTGCAAAACAGCTTTTAAAAGAGGCGAAAATTGCAGTGAGCCCTGGGATCGGTTTTGGTGAGGCGGGAGATGGTTA